The nucleotide sequence CCCCCGTCGTCGTAGCCGCTTTCCCGCCAGAACTCCTCGCCGAAACCAAGCACGAACTCGCGCTTGCTATTCAATAGGTTGCCTGTCCAGTGCGTCCACTGACCGTCCGCCACCGGAGACGCGATTTCGATCTCGAGCACCGTATCGGAACCGCTGAGCTCGATGGGTCCGAGCACCCCTCCGGCCGGCGGAAGCTCTTCGTGCAGGATCCTGGTCGTGGAATACCCGGTGATGACTGCGGTCAGCAGACACAGCGCGGCAAAAACCCCTACCGCACCGCCGTAGCGAAACAGGCGCCGGCCCGATTCGCGAGCCTGCTCCCCGCCATCGCCCGCATCCATGACGCTCACCCGGCCACCAGCAGAGGCTGCAGCAACGGTTCGACATTCAGCGTGAACACGAGGAGCACAGCGAACGAAATCGCAATCGTCATTTCAAGGACCCCGATCCCGACGTTCCTGTCATCGCGGATCTCGCGATTGAGGTCGGCGCGCGCAAGGATGATCTTGTCGAAGGCTACCCGCACCAAGGGCAGCAAGACGAAGCCAAGCGCGGCATTGAGGCCGAAATTGGCCAGGTTGTAGCCCCAGCTGACGAAGTTGCCGACCGTGCCGTTGAACAGAATGATGCCGAGCGCTATCAGCGTGCCGCCGAAACTGACCCCCGCCGCCACGTTGTCGCGCTCGATCTCGGCGTGCACGTCGAACGGCATCAGCCAATCGTAGACCCGCGCAAACACGATCAGCGCAGCTTGGGCTACGACGAAAAAGAGCACGGCCGTGACGAGGGACCCCTCTCCATGCAGCGCTCCTGCCACAACCAGACCCGACGCCACATAGCTGCCAAACTCGACTGCGCCGGTGCCCGCGTTGCGGTCGTCGATCAGCTCCTTGGTGTTGCAGAAGCGGTTCAATATCAGCTTGTCGTTCACCCACCTGGAGGCGTTCAAGAGAAGGATCCCCAGCAGACCGTAGCCGCCAATTGCCAGAAGATCCTCACCAAGAGGCAGCTCGGGACCGATCAGCGCGCCGAGCAGCACGATGACGGTCCCGGCGAAGTAGCCCGTCACAGACAGCGCAACGGCGAAGTTATCGTGCTGCGTCAGCTGGCGATCGATGTTGTAGGGCGTGGTCCAGTCCTTGGCGAGCTTGGCCACCAAGAGCAGGCCGAAGCACAGCGCCAGCGTGGCAGGGCCCCCGAACAGATCGTTCATGAGCTGCATGACACCGTCACTCCGGAGCGTCCCCCGATACGGAGTAGACCGTGACCTGCTCGGCGGTCACGCTTTCGCTGTACGTGACGTCGTACGAACCGTCGTCCCAGCGTTCGATACCCAGGAAACGCCTCCCATCGTCGTCCTCGAAATCCCAATAGTAGAGCGATTCGGCCTCGGGCTGTCCGCCGCGATGGAAATTGGCGCGGTCCGAGTCATCGAGGTGGTAGGTGCGTCCCTCGAAGGACAGCTTGCCGTCCTCGTGCTCGTCCATGCGTTCGAGATCGCGCTTGTCGATGCCCAGATCGCGCATCTTGAGCTTGCGCAGCGCCACCGCGATCTCGAGCCCATCGTCCTGCTCGAAGTCGATCCAGACCGTTGCATCCCCGCGGTCGCACTCCAGCTCGTACCAGCGGGAGGTTCCCTGCTGGTACTCGTGACGTGCCCGGACGGTGACATCGAAGTCCTCGAGGTCCGGACCGACGGCAGCGAGGTGCAAGACACCGCCCGCTCGCACATTCTGCAGCTTGCGCTCGCTACCGAGCCCGGCGCCCGCGCGCAGCTGCCCGGGCATGCGATCCCCCGCGATCAACCGTGCGCGCCTGCGGTAGAAATAGACGCCCGCCGCCAACAGGCCAACGAGCAGAATGAGCGCCAGCTCGGGCATGGGAGCTAGCTCGCGCCCATCTTGGCCTTCAGGGCGGCCAACGAGTCGCTTGCAGCCGAGTCCGAACCCGTGCCCGAGGCCAGGGCCTTGTCGATCTCCGCGTCGACGCTGGTCTCCACCGAAGCCAGCTCGCCGTACGAGGCAGCGAGCGCCTCGTCCTCCACCACCCGCTCCTTCATGCGCTCCAGCATGGCGATGGTACCGCTCGAATCAACCTGCGCCAGCTGCTTGTTGAGCTTCTTGGTGGCGCCCGCCACCTTGGCCCTCGCCTTGAGCGTCGTGAGCTCCGTCTCGAAGCTGCTGATCTTGGATCGCAGCGTGCGGACGTTGCCCTCGAGCTGCGCCACCATCGCATCGTGCCGCCCGAGCTCGCGCACCAGCCCGGCAGCCGCTCCGGAAGCCTGATCGCGTTTGGCCAGGGCCTCGGTTGCCAGCCGATCGGCCTCGGCCGCCGCCAGCGACCCCCCCTGTCCTTTCTGCACCAGCAGCATCGCCTTCTTTTCGTACGTCGCGGCGGAGTCCTTGTTCGACTCGAGGTCGCGCCGCATGCGAATCTGCAAGGCTTTGACCTGTGCCAGGCTTTTCATGCTCTCATCCAGGTCCTTGCGCAGATCGCGAATGCCCTGCTCGGTCATCTTGATGGGATCCTCGAGCTTGGAGACCGCGGAGTGTGCCTCGGACTCCGCTACCTTGAACAATCGTTGAAAGAAACCGGCCATGGTTTGTCCCTTTGCTGTCTACTGTCTAGCTGCTGTCGAGCTGTGTCCACCGTCGAGCTGTGTCCAGTGTCGAGCTGCGTCCACTGTCGAGCTGTGTCCAGTGTCGAGCTGCGTGTCTGTGTGTGTCTACCGTCGAGCTACTCGGAACCTGCGGGCTGCTTGGCGAAGCTCAGCAGCTCCCCTGCGTATTCCGCCAAGGCGAGGCTGAGCGAGCTGATGGACGCCTCGAGCTCGTTGAGATCGAGGCTCTCGAGCTGAAGCGTGTCCCGGAACAGCACCCGCTCGCCTTCCTCGTCCACGACGAACGCGCCGTGCACGAGCGAGCGGTTCATCTGTAGCAGGCGCAACAGCACGCGTGGATCCGGCTCTGGCCCAAGAGCAAAGATGAACTGCTCGAGGATGAGAATCGGATCGTCGCAGTCGACGATCAGATGGCTGAGGCCACGCTGCTCGTCGTGCACTACCACCAGCTCGTCGTCGCCCTGCTCCGAGGCCGGCGCGAGCCCAAGCTCGCCGAGGTAGCCCTTCACCTTGTCAAAGTGGCTCATCGCGTTTCTCCGTGCTTGTGTTGATCGTCAAAGTGCGCCATGGCCTCGTTGAGGCGCCTGGTGATCTGCTCGGCGGTCGCACGCCGGCCAGGATCCTGGCTGTGCAGATCGGGATGGTATTTGCTCATGAGACGGCGATAGGCTGCCTTTATCTGCGCGTGCGACGCCCCTGCATCGAGCTCGAGGTTGGCCAGGTAGGAGGCTCGAATGCGCTGCGACTCGTCCTGCTCGAGGCTCGCTTCCGGCCGAGGCTCCGGCCGCCCGTGGCCGCTCTCGCCGCCCGCCTGCACCTGCGCATCAGAGGACCTGTCAAACCGTGCATGCAGCTCGCTGCGAACCACGCCAACCACCCGTCGCAATAGACCCATGTCGCACCGTAGCGGCCGTTCTAGACGAGGAGGCCGCCCTCGTCCACACCGGTCCCGGCGAAAAAAGTCGCTCGGACTGAAATGATTCAGGATCAGCGCAGCGTCTCGCGCAGGTTGCCCCGACTGTGCTCGGCCCAGGGCCGGTTTTCCGTGGTCGTGGTCCTGGTCCTGGTCGTGGTCGTGGTCGTACTCGTGGTCCTGGTCGTACTCGTGGTCGTCGTCGCCGGAACCGATCGAAACATGGTCGCTCCGGCAGGCGATCCTGCGTAGGTTCGGGCGTTCGGGCGGTCCGCGATGACGACTCCGCACACGTGCTGTAGCTCGTGCCGCGAGCCCATCGCTACGCGTCGCCAGGGCGGCGCCGGATTGCCAGTGCGGCCAGGTTCGATCCGCGGGCACCAGCTCGGCGCCTTGCATCGGGTGCGATGCGAGTTCTACGGCTGCGGCTGTCGTGGCGCCCTTCGCTTCACCGCATGCCCCCAACCGACAGGGACGTAGGGCATGGGCGGGTCAGGCGGTATTGCGCAGCGCACGCCAGAAGCTGTCGACATCCCCGATCCGATCCGGCAGCTCGGCGGCCGCGTCATCCACGCCCACGACCAGCATTCCCACGCCCTTGTCTCGACCCAGGCGTTCACGAAGCCTGGCCAGCTCGACCATGGAACGTCCCCCCGACGAAACCAGGACCAGCACCCGGTCGGCCATGCGGGCAGCTCGACGCAAGGCCTGGCCGGCCGGCGGGCCGTCCCAGGCGCACACCACAGGCAAGCCTCGCGGATCCCCGTCCGGCCGCGCTTCGCCAAGCTCCTCCGGTCCCTCCGCGCTCGCGTCGCCTTCGTTTCCGCTCGGCAGCATCAACGGACCCGAGGTCGCCATTGAATCGAGAGGATCCCGTGCGGAGCTGCGCGTCTGGTGCGCGCAGCGGCTCACGAGCGCAGCGACCTTGTGGGCCAGCGGCTCCTCGGCCCTACTCGCACCGACAACGAGGGTCACGCCGCGCGCATGGGCTGCACCATCGACCAGGTCGCCGACCAGACAGGCCAGCGCCCGCGAGTCGTGAGGCCAGGGCGAAGTGGCCACGACCGATGCTCGGCCCCAGTACGCGGCCTCGCGTGCGGTGCGCACGCGCAGTCCCCAGAGATCACGCAGGAGCAGCCCGAGGCAGACGAAAAGGACGAGGCCAAGAGCAACGCCAAAAACCACCACCTTTCGGCGGGACGAGCCCGGGTAGCGCGGGGGCTCCGCTTTCGAGAGCACCCGAAAACCCGGGAAGTCCGAGCGCATGGCATCGGCAGCCTCGGAAAGACGACCGGTGAGCTGGATCAGGTGTTCCTGGGCAACGCCCACCTGGGTGAGCAGCACCGATCCGCGTCCCTGGACTGCCTCGAGCTCAGTCAGGCGAGCACGCTTCGCCTTGGCCAGCTCCCGTGCTGCCTGCAGGCGCACCTGGGCCTGCCTTCTCTTGACGCTCGCGTCACGCAGCCCGGCCACGACGGCAACGTGCTCCGGGTTCAAGCCGAAGGTGCCTGCGCTCACGGTCTCGCTCATCTCGGCGGCCTTGCTGCGAAGCGACGCGACGTGTGCCCTTTGGCGCAGAATCGATGGATGGTCCGGCGCCAGCCGCGCTTCGTCCGCCGAGAGCTTGGCCTCGGCGGCGGCCAGCTCCGCCTGCAGCGGGTTGGAAACGCTCGTGGACAGCGCCATGCGTTTTCGTTGGTGGCGCTTGTCCTTTCGGTACATGCGCTCGGTCTCTTCGAGCGCGTCGATCTCGGCCGCCAGCTCCCCGACCTCTGCCTCGGCCACGGTGAGCTCCTTGGTCGTTGTCTCGATGGCATGCAACAGGTCGGTCACTCCGAGCTCGGCTCGAAAGGCGTCGTAGGTCCGCTGCGCCTCTGCGAACTTGGCCTTGGTGGCGGCCACGTCGCGGCCGAGGGACTTGGTCAGATCGGTGTTGCGCGAGCTCAGCATGCGCTTTCTATGCTCGGCAAAGACACTCACCGTCGTGTTCGCGAGATCGGCCGCGCGCTCGGCAGATGCCGCCCTCGCGAGGATCGTGATCACGCTGCTGCCCCCTTCCACGTCGACCTCGAGCGCCCGGCCAATAGCTTCCGGCTCCTGGTTTCCGCCCAACCGTTTGGCGATGCTCGCGAGATTGGAGTGCAAGGTCACCCCTTCCACCATCGTGTAGAGCTCGCGGGGATGGGGTGCCACGCGTTGATCGTCGCCCACGTCGGGTTCCCATTGCAGCAGCGTGCTCGCTTCGTATTCGGGGTTCACATACCATTTGGCAATCGCTGCCCCGAGCAGCGCGCCGAGCACGGCAGTCAAGCCTATCAGCCGTCTCGCCCCCCAAAGCACCCGCAGCAGGCGAGCAGGATCGACAGCCACGCCGAGCCTGTGGTTCTTGGATTCGACATCGAATTGCTCGTCTGTTTCCATGGTTACTCGCCCTCCGCTGTGGGCATGGCTACGCTGGCTACGCTGTGGGCATGGCTATGCCGGCTGCGCTGGCTACGCTGTGGACAACCTGTACGGGGCCTCAGCCATGGCGAGCGCATGGTAGACAACACAATCGTGGACAACACAGATGCGTAAAACGCCGCAATGGCGCGACTGATGAACCACGGCCCGGCCGGAAACGAGAGTCTCGGGCTAGGGCAAGGCCTCGCGAGCCGTCCGGCGGCGGCGCTCGCTCAATACCAAGGCGCCACCCACCAGAAGGA is from Pseudomonadota bacterium and encodes:
- a CDS encoding DUF350 domain-containing protein; its protein translation is MQLMNDLFGGPATLALCFGLLLVAKLAKDWTTPYNIDRQLTQHDNFAVALSVTGYFAGTVIVLLGALIGPELPLGEDLLAIGGYGLLGILLLNASRWVNDKLILNRFCNTKELIDDRNAGTGAVEFGSYVASGLVVAGALHGEGSLVTAVLFFVVAQAALIVFARVYDWLMPFDVHAEIERDNVAAGVSFGGTLIALGIILFNGTVGNFVSWGYNLANFGLNAALGFVLLPLVRVAFDKIILARADLNREIRDDRNVGIGVLEMTIAISFAVLLVFTLNVEPLLQPLLVAG
- a CDS encoding DUF4178 domain-containing protein is translated as MPELALILLVGLLAAGVYFYRRRARLIAGDRMPGQLRAGAGLGSERKLQNVRAGGVLHLAAVGPDLEDFDVTVRARHEYQQGTSRWYELECDRGDATVWIDFEQDDGLEIAVALRKLKMRDLGIDKRDLERMDEHEDGKLSFEGRTYHLDDSDRANFHRGGQPEAESLYYWDFEDDDGRRFLGIERWDDGSYDVTYSESVTAEQVTVYSVSGDAPE
- a CDS encoding PspA/IM30 family protein, encoding MAGFFQRLFKVAESEAHSAVSKLEDPIKMTEQGIRDLRKDLDESMKSLAQVKALQIRMRRDLESNKDSAATYEKKAMLLVQKGQGGSLAAAEADRLATEALAKRDQASGAAAGLVRELGRHDAMVAQLEGNVRTLRSKISSFETELTTLKARAKVAGATKKLNKQLAQVDSSGTIAMLERMKERVVEDEALAASYGELASVETSVDAEIDKALASGTGSDSAASDSLAALKAKMGAS
- a CDS encoding YbjN domain-containing protein, which translates into the protein MSHFDKVKGYLGELGLAPASEQGDDELVVVHDEQRGLSHLIVDCDDPILILEQFIFALGPEPDPRVLLRLLQMNRSLVHGAFVVDEEGERVLFRDTLQLESLDLNELEASISSLSLALAEYAGELLSFAKQPAGSE
- a CDS encoding DnaJ domain-containing protein, producing the protein MGLLRRVVGVVRSELHARFDRSSDAQVQAGGESGHGRPEPRPEASLEQDESQRIRASYLANLELDAGASHAQIKAAYRRLMSKYHPDLHSQDPGRRATAEQITRRLNEAMAHFDDQHKHGETR
- a CDS encoding Wzz/FepE/Etk N-terminal domain-containing protein; the protein is METDEQFDVESKNHRLGVAVDPARLLRVLWGARRLIGLTAVLGALLGAAIAKWYVNPEYEASTLLQWEPDVGDDQRVAPHPRELYTMVEGVTLHSNLASIAKRLGGNQEPEAIGRALEVDVEGGSSVITILARAASAERAADLANTTVSVFAEHRKRMLSSRNTDLTKSLGRDVAATKAKFAEAQRTYDAFRAELGVTDLLHAIETTTKELTVAEAEVGELAAEIDALEETERMYRKDKRHQRKRMALSTSVSNPLQAELAAAEAKLSADEARLAPDHPSILRQRAHVASLRSKAAEMSETVSAGTFGLNPEHVAVVAGLRDASVKRRQAQVRLQAARELAKAKRARLTELEAVQGRGSVLLTQVGVAQEHLIQLTGRLSEAADAMRSDFPGFRVLSKAEPPRYPGSSRRKVVVFGVALGLVLFVCLGLLLRDLWGLRVRTAREAAYWGRASVVATSPWPHDSRALACLVGDLVDGAAHARGVTLVVGASRAEEPLAHKVAALVSRCAHQTRSSARDPLDSMATSGPLMLPSGNEGDASAEGPEELGEARPDGDPRGLPVVCAWDGPPAGQALRRAARMADRVLVLVSSGGRSMVELARLRERLGRDKGVGMLVVGVDDAAAELPDRIGDVDSFWRALRNTA